The DNA window TCGCGGGCAGCGGTAATCCGGCCTATGTCAACGCGCTGGACAGCGCTTTCGGCGAGGCGGCCAAGAATATCGTGCGCTGGACGGACACGACGATCTGATCCGGATAAGCCAACGGTTGCGCTGCGTCCGATGCAAATATGCGTCGTATGAGCGGATTAGCATCTGGATTGGTAATTGAGACTCGCCTTAGCGTCAGGTGCTGCGCCAAGGTGAGGATCCAATAATCCGAAGACACCAGCGACTTTGAAGCACAAAGGGGTTTGCCCTCCCCAAAGGCGACGTAGGCAGGAGGTGCAAGTCAAGCGCAGCGTGACCGCGCGGCCGCGGACGGCTTATCGTGCAGGGTTTATCGCAGTCCTAGGAAGCCTAAGATAAAAAGGACAATTACGATCGCGCCAACAATCCAAATAATCCGATTCATCATCTTTCGCTTTCTGCTAAAGGAGCCCGCCAAATGAGCGACGGATGGCAATGCGGGCCCGCCTCTTACGCTAAGAAGCGGCATTCGAATAACTACCTCAACAGTCCACAACCACTAAGGTTCCAAAGCTCGTTCGCACTCCACACCCCTGAGTAACCACCAAATCTGAATCGCCACGCCCTGCCGGGGGCGCCAGTCGGCATTCGTCTACTGCTGATCTGATCGCTCATTTTTACTTCCTGCCGCTTGGAAAAGCCGGCGCCGCTCGCTGGAGGCTGCAAAGAAAGCGAGCTGAATCGGACGCCAGTCCCCGCGGTCTTAGGAACCTTACGCAGCCGTTGGCCGTTGAGGATTCACAATCAAGGAGTCTGAAGATGGCTGATGACCCAAATGAAGCCGCGACATCCAGGCCGACGCAGCGTGAAGCTCAGGAAGCCTTGGAGAAGCAGGTTGCTCAGTTGAAGCGCGAGATTAACAAGATCAATCGGACGCTTGCTGAGCGCGCAGAAGAGGTCGTCGAGGAAGCCACAGGCTGGTATGACAGCGCTGCCGATCGGGCCGGCCGTACAGCTCAGGCGCTTCGGAGCGGGGCTCAATCTGTTTCGGGGGCAGTCCAGGACAATCCGGGCACTGTGTCGACAGCCTTCATAATCGGCGCTGCAATGGGTCTGCTACTGGGGGTCACCCTCAACGCTAGTGGGTCTAGTAGGAACCGATGGTTCTCTAACTAGCCCGGAGATCGTCGCGTCGGTGCACCAAACTTGACACGGCAAAGCAGACCTCGGGGAGGCATTCTGAATCATTTCAAAATGAACCCGATTGGCGCGGTATGCCTATTTAGGTTTGTCGCCAGAGTCGGCCATTTCGCCCTTGAAGGTAACTTTCGTGCCCTTTTGCACCATCGAGGCGAGGTCCTCGGCATCCCAGTTCGTCAGCCTGATGCAGCCATGCGAGAAGGTCTTCCCGATCTTGCCGGGTTCGGGCGTGCCGTGAATGCCGTAGCTTTCGATCGACAGATCGATCCATATAGACCCCACCGGATTGTTAGGGCCGGCAGCAATGGTGAAGGGGCGCTTGGCCTTGACGCCCTTGAAAGCAAAGTGGGGATCATAGTGATAGGTCGGATTGTGCACCACGCGTTTGACTTCTGCCTGGCCACTCGGCGCCGGCTTTTCGTCGCTGCCGATCGAGGCGGGGTAGACTGCAAGCGCTTTACCGGAAGGATCAAGCGCGCGTAGCACGCGAGCCTCCTTGTCGACCTCAACCTCGGCAATGGCGGGAGGATCGCCCCGACCAATATCGGGGACCAGCAACTTCGTGCCGGCCTTTCTCGAGCCGATGCCAGGATTGAGTTTTTGCAATAGCGGTTCGCTGATGTGGAAGCGTTCCGCCAGCTTCTCGACCGCATTGTGATAGCCGAGCCTCGACAGCCGGGCCATGCGCTCCAGGCGAGCCGGAATTCGCTTTGTAAATGGTCCGCGCACATCCTTGCGCGTCAGCTCATAGGTGATCA is part of the Mesorhizobium loti genome and encodes:
- a CDS encoding L,D-transpeptidase, with amino-acid sequence MARLSRLGYHNAVEKLAERFHISEPLLQKLNPGIGSRKAGTKLLVPDIGRGDPPAIAEVEVDKEARVLRALDPSGKALAVYPASIGSDEKPAPSGQAEVKRVVHNPTYHYDPHFAFKGVKAKRPFTIAAGPNNPVGSIWIDLSIESYGIHGTPEPGKIGKTFSHGCIRLTNWDAEDLASMVQKGTKVTFKGEMADSGDKPK